In Raphanus sativus cultivar WK10039 chromosome 5, ASM80110v3, whole genome shotgun sequence, the following proteins share a genomic window:
- the LOC108856321 gene encoding uncharacterized protein LOC108856321 isoform X2, with the protein MKPYLYTITFTLSSMANKTKILTGDGEDSAPLLFRQVSPGPGDSTLQFRLIHFWVARKNVKGGPGILFGIEMLMIDEEGTLAQGFIAQNRRNKYEKELERGSIYTLTNFFASNSKVQENIQRILTDRFSIHSFGDFEANCDLRGDLHDVVGHLKLVDGQPLNQRPVLCTKDDTTSRSITVHLQLKDGPVMNVYLWDDAAEKFRLKFDACAATPTVLLVTTVNPKRLGGKLCLSSMSSSRVFLDEEVDPTKEYLNWLTMNPSATSPVNPVEVVKAEMLTISEIAAFVKREPAKIAYFDCIATIDDVKLGTEWYYIACKDCRTKLNRGPTTLICPKCCNENATAVANYRVEMSVYDNEEQCTFIILGDAGKELTGRKATELIDTYVEENGGDWAELEVPLPQCFIDTIGETKKFRIKVAPYNFKSARLSFTATRIVSAAVLPPKNPPLNMPAIPFSTTQDDRAATEVESPVVAESSGGGSPYANNDPISASDDQKKQKRMKRSG; encoded by the exons ATGAAACCCTATTTATACACCATTACCTTCACTCTTTCCTCCATGGCAAACAAGACGAAAATCCTCACCGGCGACGGCGAAGATTCTGCTCCTCTTCTCTTCCGACAAGTATCACCTGGACCAGGAGATTCCACCTTGCAGTTTAGGCTTATTCATTTCTGGGTAGCTCGCAAGAATGTCAAAGGAGGACCAGGCATCCTTTTTGGGATCGAGATGCTTATGATCGATGAAGAG GGTACTCTGGCTCAGGGGTTCATCGCTCAGAACCGTCGcaacaaatatgaaaaagaGCTCGAGCGTGGGAGCATCTACACTCTGACAAACTTCTTTGCTTCCAACAGCAAG GTTCAAGAAAACATTCAACGCATTTTAACTGACCGCTTCAGCATCCATTCCTTTGGAGATTTTGAGGCCAACTGCGATCTTAGAGGGGATCTTCATG ATGTTGTTGGTCACCTTAAGTTGGTTGATGGCCAGCCTCTCAATCAGCGTCCGGTTCTATGCACCAAGGATGACACAACTTCTCGGAGCATTACGGTTCATTTGCAGCTTAAAGA TGGTCCAGTAATGAATGTCTACCTATGGGACGATGCTGCGGAAAAATTCCGCCTCAAGTTTGATGCTTGTGCAGCCACCCCAACTGTTCTCTTGGTCACAACGGTCAACCCTAAAAGACTCGGTG GGAAATTGTGCCTAAGCTCCATGTCCTCATCCAGAGTTTTTTTGGACGAAGAGGTTGACCCCACCAAAGAGTACTTGAACTG GTTGACTATGAACCCATCTGCAACTTCTCCGGTGAACCCTGTTGAGGTGGTTAAAGCTGAGATGCTCACTATAAGTGAGATTGCTGCCTTCGTCAAGCGTGAGCCTGCTAAG ATTGCCTACTTTGACTGCATTGCAACAATTGATGATGTCAAGCTTGGCACTGAGTGGTATTACATTGCTTGCAAGGATTGTCGGACAAAGTTAAACCGTGGGCCTACTACACTGATTTGTCCAAAATGCTGCAATGAAAATGCTACTGCAGTAGCCAA CTACCGCGTGGAGATGTCTGTGTATGATAATGAGGAGCAGTGCACTTTCATCATTCTTGGAGATGCTGGGAAGGAGCTCACTGGCAGAAAAGCAACAGAGTTGATCGACACTTACGTTGAG GAAAATGGTGGTGATTGGGCTGAGCTTGAGGTTCCACTGCCACAATGTTTCATTGATACCATAGGAGAGACAAAGAAATTCAGGATCAAGGTGGCGCCCTACAATTTCAAATCTGCAAGACTTTCCTTCACCGCTACTAGAATTGTCTCGGCTGCAGTTTTACCACCAAAGAATCCCCCACTCAACATGCCAGCTATTCCTTTTTCCACAACCCAAGATGACCGTGCAGCAACTGAAGTGGAAAGCCCAGTCGTGGCTGAGAGCAGTGGAGGTGGATCTCCCTATGCAAACAATGATCCAATTTCAGCCTCTGACGACCAGAAGAAACAAAAGCGTATGAAGCGTAGTGGCTAG
- the LOC108856321 gene encoding uncharacterized protein LOC108856321 isoform X1, protein MKPYLYTITFTLSSMANKTKILTGDGEDSAPLLFRQVSPGPGDSTLQFRLIHFWVARKNVKGGPGILFGIEMLMIDEEGTLAQGFIAQNRRNKYEKELERGSIYTLTNFFASNSKVMFHVADQKLVICISHSSVLSKVQENIQRILTDRFSIHSFGDFEANCDLRGDLHDVVGHLKLVDGQPLNQRPVLCTKDDTTSRSITVHLQLKDGPVMNVYLWDDAAEKFRLKFDACAATPTVLLVTTVNPKRLGGKLCLSSMSSSRVFLDEEVDPTKEYLNWLTMNPSATSPVNPVEVVKAEMLTISEIAAFVKREPAKIAYFDCIATIDDVKLGTEWYYIACKDCRTKLNRGPTTLICPKCCNENATAVANYRVEMSVYDNEEQCTFIILGDAGKELTGRKATELIDTYVEENGGDWAELEVPLPQCFIDTIGETKKFRIKVAPYNFKSARLSFTATRIVSAAVLPPKNPPLNMPAIPFSTTQDDRAATEVESPVVAESSGGGSPYANNDPISASDDQKKQKRMKRSG, encoded by the exons ATGAAACCCTATTTATACACCATTACCTTCACTCTTTCCTCCATGGCAAACAAGACGAAAATCCTCACCGGCGACGGCGAAGATTCTGCTCCTCTTCTCTTCCGACAAGTATCACCTGGACCAGGAGATTCCACCTTGCAGTTTAGGCTTATTCATTTCTGGGTAGCTCGCAAGAATGTCAAAGGAGGACCAGGCATCCTTTTTGGGATCGAGATGCTTATGATCGATGAAGAG GGTACTCTGGCTCAGGGGTTCATCGCTCAGAACCGTCGcaacaaatatgaaaaagaGCTCGAGCGTGGGAGCATCTACACTCTGACAAACTTCTTTGCTTCCAACAGCAAGGTGATGTTCCATGTAGCTGATCAGAAGCTCGTAATTTGCATCTCACACAGCTCTGTCCTCTCGAAGGTTCAAGAAAACATTCAACGCATTTTAACTGACCGCTTCAGCATCCATTCCTTTGGAGATTTTGAGGCCAACTGCGATCTTAGAGGGGATCTTCATG ATGTTGTTGGTCACCTTAAGTTGGTTGATGGCCAGCCTCTCAATCAGCGTCCGGTTCTATGCACCAAGGATGACACAACTTCTCGGAGCATTACGGTTCATTTGCAGCTTAAAGA TGGTCCAGTAATGAATGTCTACCTATGGGACGATGCTGCGGAAAAATTCCGCCTCAAGTTTGATGCTTGTGCAGCCACCCCAACTGTTCTCTTGGTCACAACGGTCAACCCTAAAAGACTCGGTG GGAAATTGTGCCTAAGCTCCATGTCCTCATCCAGAGTTTTTTTGGACGAAGAGGTTGACCCCACCAAAGAGTACTTGAACTG GTTGACTATGAACCCATCTGCAACTTCTCCGGTGAACCCTGTTGAGGTGGTTAAAGCTGAGATGCTCACTATAAGTGAGATTGCTGCCTTCGTCAAGCGTGAGCCTGCTAAG ATTGCCTACTTTGACTGCATTGCAACAATTGATGATGTCAAGCTTGGCACTGAGTGGTATTACATTGCTTGCAAGGATTGTCGGACAAAGTTAAACCGTGGGCCTACTACACTGATTTGTCCAAAATGCTGCAATGAAAATGCTACTGCAGTAGCCAA CTACCGCGTGGAGATGTCTGTGTATGATAATGAGGAGCAGTGCACTTTCATCATTCTTGGAGATGCTGGGAAGGAGCTCACTGGCAGAAAAGCAACAGAGTTGATCGACACTTACGTTGAG GAAAATGGTGGTGATTGGGCTGAGCTTGAGGTTCCACTGCCACAATGTTTCATTGATACCATAGGAGAGACAAAGAAATTCAGGATCAAGGTGGCGCCCTACAATTTCAAATCTGCAAGACTTTCCTTCACCGCTACTAGAATTGTCTCGGCTGCAGTTTTACCACCAAAGAATCCCCCACTCAACATGCCAGCTATTCCTTTTTCCACAACCCAAGATGACCGTGCAGCAACTGAAGTGGAAAGCCCAGTCGTGGCTGAGAGCAGTGGAGGTGGATCTCCCTATGCAAACAATGATCCAATTTCAGCCTCTGACGACCAGAAGAAACAAAAGCGTATGAAGCGTAGTGGCTAG